The Pacificitalea manganoxidans genome contains a region encoding:
- the dctP gene encoding TRAP transporter substrate-binding protein DctP → MNNTRTLAATIMAIAMTTSAVGAETLRLLTSWPSSDTLTYAQVEGFKDAVEAGNADLQVELNGPEVVPAFEQLQPVKSGVFDLLYTHGAYHAGSRGLGLVTDVIAPDVDLRRSSGVFAALDAFYQETHGLKLIAISPLAPQGYHCYFRMPIDPENDWSGLKVRGISSFQGVIAAMGAQPVAMPFSETYTALDRGVVDGACGPSSGMVATKHYEVAPYRVMPSFGNVDGLFLMNLNRWNGLSDAQKALIEKVAVTLEHDNLEAGHAYVENEQSQLENLGVQVVKLSPENADIVQDGWVSHNWQLAETCCGEAATALRELAENAGLTK, encoded by the coding sequence ATGAACAACACTAGAACACTAGCCGCGACAATCATGGCGATTGCGATGACGACCAGCGCGGTAGGAGCGGAGACGCTGCGACTTCTCACGTCTTGGCCCTCAAGCGACACACTGACATACGCGCAGGTCGAGGGGTTCAAGGACGCGGTCGAAGCGGGCAACGCGGACTTGCAGGTGGAGTTGAACGGCCCGGAAGTGGTGCCCGCCTTCGAGCAACTCCAACCGGTGAAATCCGGGGTCTTCGACCTGCTCTACACTCACGGCGCTTATCACGCTGGATCGAGGGGGCTAGGATTGGTGACCGACGTGATCGCTCCAGACGTGGATTTGCGACGGTCCTCTGGCGTGTTCGCCGCTTTAGATGCGTTCTACCAGGAGACTCATGGGCTGAAACTCATCGCCATCTCGCCGCTGGCCCCGCAGGGGTATCATTGCTACTTCCGTATGCCGATTGACCCGGAAAACGATTGGTCCGGCCTAAAAGTACGCGGTATCTCGAGCTTTCAGGGTGTGATCGCGGCCATGGGGGCCCAGCCCGTCGCGATGCCGTTTTCCGAAACCTATACCGCGCTCGACCGCGGTGTCGTCGATGGGGCGTGTGGGCCGAGTAGTGGCATGGTCGCCACTAAACATTACGAGGTTGCGCCCTACCGCGTGATGCCGTCATTCGGCAATGTCGATGGCTTGTTCCTGATGAACCTCAATCGCTGGAACGGACTGAGCGACGCGCAGAAGGCCCTCATCGAAAAGGTCGCTGTGACACTCGAGCACGACAATCTAGAAGCCGGCCACGCTTACGTCGAAAACGAACAGAGCCAGCTGGAGAACCTCGGTGTGCAAGTTGTCAAGCTTTCCCCCGAGAACGCAGACATAGTTCAAGATGGCTGGGTGTCGCACAACTGGCAGTTGGCCGAGACCTGCTGCGGCGAGGCGGCCACAGCCCTGCGCGAACTTGCCGAGAACGCTGGTCTCACGAAGTGA
- a CDS encoding acyl-CoA dehydrogenase, with product MHPDPRERLQGRSADGSREPVRIIEHPDVRKMLLTGQALTKAGRALAVFTALQMDVAERHPDQDRRRKAEGLVALLTPVVKAAFTDFGFEITVQSQHVFGGHGYIREWGMEQYVRDARIAQIYEGTNGVQAMDLVSRKLPLEDGAVARGFFDLMRADIVRAKGVPQFDSTIQAVEGALGRLEKLTDELVAKRGDAVELGASATDYLGFVALVSFAWMWVRMAASCDRDTSAKPHCRSISALARFFAARVLPQTQALDAAIHSGATETMALADELLRADQSRR from the coding sequence ATGCATCCTGACCCTAGAGAACGATTGCAGGGCCGCTCGGCGGACGGATCGCGCGAGCCGGTGCGGATCATCGAGCATCCCGACGTGCGCAAGATGCTGTTGACTGGCCAGGCTCTCACCAAGGCCGGGCGGGCGCTGGCGGTCTTCACAGCCTTGCAGATGGATGTCGCCGAGCGCCACCCGGACCAGGACCGGAGGCGGAAGGCCGAGGGGCTTGTGGCGCTTCTGACGCCGGTGGTAAAGGCGGCCTTCACGGATTTCGGCTTCGAGATCACGGTACAATCCCAGCACGTGTTCGGCGGTCACGGATACATTCGCGAGTGGGGAATGGAGCAGTATGTGCGCGACGCCCGGATCGCTCAGATCTACGAAGGGACCAACGGGGTTCAGGCGATGGATCTGGTTTCCCGCAAACTGCCGCTGGAAGATGGCGCGGTCGCCCGCGGTTTTTTTGACCTGATGCGCGCAGATATCGTGAGAGCGAAGGGGGTGCCGCAGTTCGACAGCACCATACAGGCCGTCGAGGGAGCGCTCGGCAGGCTGGAGAAGCTGACCGACGAGCTTGTTGCCAAACGGGGCGACGCTGTGGAACTGGGTGCAAGCGCGACCGATTACCTGGGGTTCGTCGCGCTGGTGAGCTTCGCCTGGATGTGGGTCCGCATGGCGGCAAGCTGCGACCGGGATACTTCGGCGAAGCCACATTGCCGCAGCATATCCGCTTTAGCTCGGTTTTTCGCTGCAAGAGTCCTTCCTCAGACCCAGGCTTTGGACGCTGCAATCCACTCCGGCGCCACCGAAACAATGGCGCTGGCGGACGAACTACTCCGAGCGGACCAAAGCCGTCGATAA
- a CDS encoding GntR family transcriptional regulator, with protein MGETKKSVSRTAQTYERIRYAIISAEIFPGERLKIDELCKRFDASSGAIREALSRLSSDGLVLAEPQKGFVVAPIARRDLIELSEVRSVIEMRCLEQSIRNGGVAWEVAVLSARHELNAVSHARILPETGEYKDYYLRHQKFHDALVSACPNACWLEIRSLLYLRSERYRRIAMPVDETGRSVEKEHNEIADLALAHDVDGAVAAIERHIQNTTDMMLRANLPELASE; from the coding sequence ATGGGGGAAACTAAGAAATCCGTGAGCAGGACGGCGCAGACCTATGAACGTATCCGGTACGCGATCATCAGTGCGGAGATCTTTCCTGGCGAGCGGTTGAAGATCGACGAGTTGTGCAAGAGATTCGACGCGAGTTCCGGTGCCATTCGTGAGGCCCTGTCTCGCTTGTCTTCCGACGGATTGGTGCTAGCAGAGCCTCAAAAGGGGTTCGTGGTCGCGCCTATCGCGCGCCGGGATCTGATCGAACTGTCGGAGGTCCGCTCCGTAATCGAAATGCGATGTCTCGAGCAATCGATCCGCAACGGGGGGGTCGCCTGGGAGGTTGCCGTGCTCTCCGCTCGACATGAGTTGAACGCGGTGTCGCACGCTAGAATTCTGCCGGAGACAGGGGAGTACAAGGATTACTACCTTCGGCATCAGAAGTTCCATGACGCGCTCGTCTCGGCTTGCCCAAATGCGTGCTGGTTGGAAATTCGCAGCTTGCTTTATCTCCGGTCCGAGCGCTACCGCCGCATCGCGATGCCAGTGGACGAGACCGGGCGCTCGGTTGAGAAGGAGCACAACGAGATAGCCGATCTAGCGCTCGCCCATGATGTCGATGGCGCTGTCGCCGCCATAGAACGCCACATCCAAAATACCACAGATATGATGCTTCGTGCGAACCTGCCGGAACTTGCCTCTGAGTGA
- a CDS encoding TRAP transporter small permease, with protein MESPSSMSNQFGTLRDAITSVFYVIAKLCLLAIVGSYLLEIVARYFFSKPQWWVEETVSYLLLASVMMSMPKITQDKAHVALSAVLEYLGERARDRWVVALNLVSGIVCLLITVLSLVENHRQFVDGILLIKVGSIQKVFISIWITYGFLWSALYFFRDAYAGLHTALRCRQEVL; from the coding sequence ATGGAAAGCCCAAGCAGTATGTCAAATCAGTTCGGAACCCTTCGAGATGCGATCACGAGCGTGTTCTACGTGATCGCCAAGTTGTGCCTTCTGGCCATCGTAGGCAGTTATTTACTCGAGATCGTGGCAAGATATTTCTTCAGCAAGCCGCAGTGGTGGGTCGAAGAGACCGTATCCTACCTGCTTCTCGCCTCGGTGATGATGTCGATGCCAAAGATCACACAAGACAAGGCTCACGTTGCTCTGTCCGCAGTGCTCGAATATCTCGGCGAGCGGGCGCGGGATCGTTGGGTGGTTGCACTGAACCTTGTATCGGGCATCGTTTGCCTGCTTATCACGGTACTTTCGCTCGTTGAGAACCATCGCCAGTTCGTCGACGGCATTCTCCTAATCAAGGTCGGCTCAATCCAAAAGGTCTTCATCTCGATCTGGATCACATACGGGTTTCTCTGGTCTGCTCTATACTTTTTCCGCGACGCATATGCCGGGCTTCATACGGCGCTACGCTGCCGCCAGGAGGTCCTGTGA
- a CDS encoding TRAP transporter large permease subunit, translated as MAWWILIPCGFAFLIIVFASGVPMFVGFLLANIGGLLLLVGSKGFPLIVNSIFDTLTGTVLAAVPLFILMGEILFRSGSVNRLLDSVDTLIRGIHGRLYIVTLVLSVIFGALSGSTMGVSAMMARLLYPEMMRRGYDSRLTIGAILSGASLAPIIPPSIAIVITAMLTNVSVAKLLIAGILPGILLAAMFIAYIALRLVLTPSVAPRKGDELLNPISLRDVAKAIAGILPFSIIIFCVIGTILLGIATPTEAAAAGVFGATLLSVAQGTFKPSVLSESVASTLQVSRSP; from the coding sequence ATGGCGTGGTGGATTCTCATTCCGTGCGGGTTCGCGTTCCTGATCATCGTCTTCGCCTCCGGCGTTCCGATGTTCGTCGGCTTTCTCCTCGCCAATATCGGCGGACTACTTCTGCTAGTGGGGTCGAAGGGATTTCCGCTAATCGTCAATTCGATCTTCGACACGCTAACCGGGACCGTCCTAGCCGCCGTGCCCCTCTTTATCCTAATGGGCGAGATACTGTTCAGGTCAGGTTCCGTAAACCGACTGCTAGACTCAGTGGACACGCTCATCCGCGGGATCCACGGTCGGCTCTACATCGTGACGCTAGTGCTCTCGGTGATCTTCGGAGCCCTATCGGGATCCACCATGGGTGTGTCCGCGATGATGGCGCGGCTGCTCTACCCTGAGATGATGCGCCGGGGTTACGACAGCCGACTCACGATTGGCGCAATACTGTCGGGTGCCTCGCTGGCCCCGATCATTCCGCCGAGCATCGCCATTGTTATCACCGCCATGCTGACGAACGTTTCCGTCGCCAAGCTCCTGATCGCTGGCATCCTGCCCGGCATTTTACTTGCCGCCATGTTCATTGCCTACATCGCCCTCCGGCTGGTCTTGACGCCGTCAGTGGCGCCACGCAAAGGCGACGAACTGCTCAACCCTATTTCTCTCAGGGACGTGGCCAAAGCCATCGCGGGGATCCTTCCATTCAGCATCATCATCTTCTGCGTAATCGGGACGATCCTGCTGGGTATCGCTACGCCGACGGAAGCGGCGGCCGCCGGCGTATTCGGAGCCACATTACTGTCGGTCGCGCAAGGCACTTTCAAGCCTAGCGTACTGTCTGAGTCCGTCGCCTCCACGCTGCAGGTGTCGCGTAGCCCTTAA
- a CDS encoding tannase/feruloyl esterase family alpha/beta hydrolase, which translates to MPIIRSTTALAAIASGFFLTGVDHADAAVAGDFPNQFLSCFDAANLTEIELPADVQGFRLIEIAEHAGDKGMPAHCEIVGAINDRISPVDGQHYSIKFRLRLPQDWNGRFYMEGGGGSNGALKDAMGPTGLNQEDSALERGFAVVTTDSGHDNDTNSDSNASGRSAFGMDPQARLDFGYMSYDIVTRVGKAIVEKYYGAAPEKSYFIGCSEGGREAALMTQRYPDLYDGIAAGAPGIHFSYSAAYAPFLLRIFGNLAETRNQSGPDGIPLLNKLYSDNDVQLIADAVVGACDALDGLEDRMSNNIEACTTVTVLPRLRALTCSGAKEEGCLLEDQIDAFVAGMAGPVTSDGTRLYPGHPWDPGIGGRIGDSVNDGFRSWWFGSYDSDQNNARKVTLSTPQHAMLWQTPPVPLRPDEYVRFEMNFNIDETPALAYATTDLYPVSSAELGNADSPDLSDFASRGGKLVIYHGAADAAFSALDTIKYWNAVNETADGQAADFARLFIIPGMNHCQGGPATDDVDLLTPLMAWVEDDLPIERLEATVSNPDYFGGKNLSRPLCPYPLYAEYDGEGDPSSAESFTCVAN; encoded by the coding sequence ATGCCAATTATCAGATCAACTACGGCCCTTGCAGCAATCGCGAGCGGTTTCTTCTTGACGGGTGTGGATCATGCCGATGCCGCTGTCGCCGGAGATTTTCCCAATCAGTTTCTATCTTGCTTTGACGCGGCGAATCTCACGGAGATTGAGCTTCCAGCGGATGTCCAAGGTTTTCGCCTGATCGAAATTGCAGAGCATGCCGGAGATAAGGGTATGCCGGCGCATTGTGAAATTGTCGGTGCGATCAATGATCGGATCAGCCCTGTGGACGGGCAACATTATTCGATCAAGTTTCGACTCAGGTTGCCGCAGGACTGGAATGGCCGCTTCTACATGGAGGGGGGCGGCGGCTCGAACGGCGCATTGAAAGACGCCATGGGGCCTACGGGGCTCAACCAAGAGGATTCTGCTCTTGAGCGTGGCTTTGCGGTCGTGACAACAGATTCAGGCCATGACAATGACACCAACTCCGACAGCAATGCCTCGGGGCGCTCCGCATTCGGCATGGATCCGCAGGCGCGGCTTGATTTCGGCTACATGTCCTATGATATTGTGACACGTGTAGGGAAGGCAATTGTCGAGAAATATTATGGTGCTGCACCTGAAAAGTCCTATTTCATCGGTTGTTCGGAAGGCGGACGCGAAGCTGCGCTGATGACGCAGCGCTATCCCGATCTGTATGATGGTATTGCGGCCGGTGCACCGGGGATCCACTTCTCATACTCGGCAGCCTATGCGCCGTTTCTGCTCAGAATCTTTGGGAACCTAGCGGAAACGCGGAACCAGTCGGGGCCTGACGGAATCCCGCTGCTGAACAAGCTTTATTCGGACAACGACGTTCAACTGATCGCTGACGCGGTTGTTGGTGCCTGCGATGCGCTGGACGGGTTGGAGGACCGGATGTCCAATAATATTGAGGCCTGTACGACTGTTACAGTGCTTCCGCGACTGAGAGCACTTACTTGTTCTGGTGCAAAGGAAGAAGGTTGCCTGCTGGAGGATCAGATCGACGCCTTTGTCGCCGGGATGGCCGGACCCGTGACATCAGACGGGACAAGGCTGTATCCCGGCCATCCCTGGGATCCCGGTATCGGCGGGCGGATCGGCGACAGCGTGAATGACGGATTCCGGTCGTGGTGGTTCGGTTCCTATGACAGCGACCAAAACAATGCCCGCAAAGTGACCCTCAGCACTCCGCAACACGCAATGCTCTGGCAGACCCCACCGGTGCCTCTGCGCCCGGATGAATATGTGCGGTTCGAGATGAACTTCAACATAGACGAGACGCCGGCGCTCGCCTATGCGACTACCGATCTTTACCCCGTCTCGTCGGCCGAACTTGGTAACGCGGATTCGCCGGACCTTTCCGATTTCGCATCCCGCGGCGGAAAGCTCGTGATCTATCACGGAGCGGCAGACGCAGCATTTTCCGCACTTGATACGATCAAGTACTGGAATGCCGTCAACGAGACAGCCGATGGTCAGGCAGCGGACTTTGCGCGGCTATTTATTATCCCCGGGATGAACCATTGCCAGGGAGGTCCGGCAACAGACGATGTCGACCTGCTGACCCCGCTGATGGCTTGGGTCGAGGACGATCTTCCCATCGAACGGCTTGAAGCCACGGTGTCCAACCCGGACTATTTTGGCGGCAAGAATCTTTCGCGTCCTCTGTGTCCGTACCCGCTCTATGCCGAGTACGATGGGGAAGGAGATCCGTCGAGCGCAGAGAGCTTCACCTGCGTCGCCAACTGA